One genomic region from Melioribacteraceae bacterium encodes:
- a CDS encoding HAMP domain-containing sensor histidine kinase, with the protein MKLFPATKIRRRTPVLIPQGLLWLFLTLHSATVANGIHPFKQIDPASCNANFNSVRLNQVSVNVSSIPAFSNTLTTYQVFNSIWFKIFIGASIVALVYFIIHICFIVVKRKRKELEEQVGLRTHELIKINANLIEEIKMRKEAEERLMEQTEQLKEMNLAKDKFFSIISHDLKSPFQGLLGFTEMITEDFDSMSDEQRKNIIKEIRNTSLHIYNLLINVLEWSRLQTHRIDFMPEKIVLRDEVEAVKNLLLINSSNKNISVHNEVAIDCHVFADPNMLRSVLHNLLSNAVKFTRQDGYVKVRASLAGNFYVVNVIDNGIGISQEDIGKIFSIGIQYSTRGTANEQGTGLGLTLCKEMVERHGGSIWVESTPGAGSSFRFTLPRFRSQSSDQAQPLDLFSA; encoded by the coding sequence ATGAAATTATTTCCGGCAACTAAAATTCGGAGAAGAACTCCTGTCCTCATCCCGCAGGGATTACTCTGGCTTTTTCTAACTCTTCATTCAGCAACCGTTGCTAATGGAATTCATCCATTTAAACAAATTGATCCTGCTTCTTGTAATGCAAACTTCAATTCTGTCCGGTTGAACCAGGTATCTGTTAATGTCAGTTCTATTCCTGCTTTCTCTAATACTTTAACCACGTATCAGGTGTTTAATTCAATCTGGTTCAAAATATTTATAGGTGCATCAATTGTTGCGCTGGTCTATTTCATTATCCATATCTGTTTTATAGTAGTAAAGCGCAAAAGGAAAGAGCTTGAAGAGCAGGTCGGTTTGAGAACTCACGAATTAATTAAAATTAACGCTAATCTGATCGAAGAAATCAAAATGCGTAAGGAAGCCGAAGAAAGATTGATGGAGCAAACCGAACAGCTGAAGGAAATGAATCTTGCGAAAGATAAATTCTTCTCTATAATATCACACGACCTTAAAAGCCCTTTTCAGGGATTACTCGGATTTACGGAAATGATCACTGAGGATTTTGATTCGATGAGTGATGAACAGAGAAAGAATATAATTAAAGAGATTCGTAATACCTCGCTCCACATTTATAACCTATTAATTAATGTTCTGGAGTGGTCTAGACTTCAAACACACAGGATCGATTTTATGCCCGAGAAGATTGTTCTTCGTGATGAAGTTGAAGCGGTGAAAAATCTATTGCTTATTAATTCATCCAATAAAAATATATCTGTCCATAATGAGGTCGCGATCGATTGCCATGTATTTGCGGATCCTAATATGCTCCGGTCGGTCCTTCATAATCTTCTTAGTAATGCCGTTAAATTTACAAGGCAGGACGGATATGTTAAAGTGCGCGCTTCACTTGCCGGAAATTTTTATGTGGTAAATGTTATTGATAATGGTATCGGTATTTCTCAGGAGGATATCGGCAAGATATTTTCGATCGGAATTCAGTACAGTACACGTGGAACTGCAAACGAACAGGGAACAGGGCTCGGTTTAACTCTTTGTAAAGAAATGGTTGAAAGGCACGGAGGAAGCATCTGGGTGGAAAGTACTCCTGGTGCCGGTTCTTCCTTCCGTTTTACACTTCCAAGGTTCCGAAGCCAGTCAAGCGATCAGGCACAACCTCTTGATTTATTTTCCGCTTAA
- a CDS encoding response regulator encodes MNKKLLLVEDDKNTQNIYKKMFATYFDVQVCDNDDTFYKLLRKYKFDIILMDISLKGIKDGLQLTREIKNDNDFKNIPVICLTAHAFPQDRENAISAGVDDFLTKPVESSRLIQILLKAVEKKK; translated from the coding sequence ATGAACAAAAAATTATTACTGGTAGAAGACGATAAAAACACACAGAACATTTATAAGAAAATGTTCGCGACTTATTTTGATGTTCAGGTTTGCGATAATGATGACACATTTTATAAACTGCTGAGAAAATACAAGTTCGACATTATTCTGATGGATATTTCACTTAAAGGGATTAAGGACGGGCTGCAGCTTACAAGAGAAATTAAGAACGACAATGACTTTAAAAATATTCCGGTGATCTGTTTAACTGCACATGCATTTCCTCAGGATCGGGAGAATGCTATTTCTGCCGGCGTCGACGATTTTCTTACAAAACCGGTTGAATCGTCCCGGTTAATTCAGATCCTGTTAAAAGCAGTTGAAAAAAAGAAATAA
- the pelA gene encoding pectate lyase, producing the protein MSGFYDSEHHWYDINDSEKIISPVIDQPRYSRDQIEKIADNMLLFQKENGGWPKNYDMTIILTDQQKDILKRHKSGLNTTFDNGATYNQTEYLAKVFHVTGKEKYKNGFLKGLEFILASQYSNGGWPQCFPDTTGYQKYITFNDGAMIGIMKFLKNIVEDNPVYKFLSLEIKQRVINSYRKGIDCIINCQINEGRELSVWCQQHDNITFEPRGARTYELDAICNMESAEIVEFLMSIENPDQKIINAVKSAVNWFEKSRIYGIRVETVNAQPADYKYHSTSVDRIVINDQEAPPIWPRFNELETHQSLFCNRDGIKVYSMAEVERERRTGYAWYTYAPQLVIDKFSSWHQKIK; encoded by the coding sequence ATGTCCGGCTTTTATGATAGCGAGCATCACTGGTATGATATAAACGATTCGGAGAAAATTATAAGCCCGGTAATAGATCAGCCCCGTTATAGCAGGGATCAAATTGAAAAAATTGCCGATAATATGCTTCTGTTCCAGAAAGAGAACGGCGGCTGGCCGAAAAACTATGATATGACTATTATCCTTACCGACCAGCAGAAAGATATTTTGAAAAGACATAAATCCGGTCTAAATACTACCTTCGATAACGGAGCCACTTATAATCAAACAGAATACCTTGCAAAAGTTTTTCATGTTACTGGTAAGGAAAAATATAAAAATGGATTTTTAAAAGGATTGGAGTTTATCCTAGCTTCTCAATATTCTAATGGTGGCTGGCCTCAGTGTTTCCCGGATACAACCGGATATCAGAAGTACATTACTTTTAACGACGGCGCAATGATCGGTATAATGAAATTCCTGAAAAATATCGTAGAAGATAATCCGGTTTATAAGTTTCTTAGTTTGGAAATTAAACAAAGAGTGATTAATTCTTACAGGAAGGGAATTGATTGTATTATCAATTGTCAAATTAATGAGGGCAGGGAACTGTCCGTCTGGTGTCAGCAGCATGATAATATCACATTTGAACCGCGCGGAGCCAGAACTTATGAACTGGATGCAATCTGTAATATGGAAAGTGCGGAGATAGTTGAATTCCTTATGAGCATCGAGAATCCCGACCAGAAAATTATTAACGCGGTAAAATCTGCTGTCAACTGGTTTGAAAAGAGCCGGATTTATGGTATAAGAGTCGAAACAGTTAACGCACAACCAGCTGATTATAAATATCACTCTACGAGCGTTGATAGAATTGTTATAAATGATCAAGAAGCTCCCCCGATCTGGCCCCGCTTTAATGAACTTGAAACTCACCAATCTCTCTTCTGTAACCGCGACGGAATTAAAGTCTATTCCATGGCTGAGGTGGAAAGGGAAAGGAGAACCGGTTATGCCTGGTACACATATGCCCCCCAGCTCGTAATTGATAAATTTTCTTCGTGGCATCAAAAAATAAAGTAA
- a CDS encoding cupin domain-containing protein, which yields MKNILRQIVILLLVSGFVFSVNSQTGKSPSKKEFTIDNCVNTLDKEKTVPTKVGYQYWFAGKDFIDGRTLKLSVVAPRSATHPPHSHPEDEFFFILEGEAEFFLAGQTKNVGPMTSLYCPPDVEHGIKNIGDTELKYLVIKKYPVE from the coding sequence GTGAAAAACATACTGCGTCAAATAGTAATACTACTGCTTGTTTCAGGATTCGTTTTCAGTGTTAACTCACAGACCGGAAAATCCCCGTCTAAAAAGGAATTTACAATTGATAATTGCGTTAACACTTTGGATAAAGAAAAAACGGTTCCTACAAAAGTCGGATATCAGTACTGGTTTGCCGGTAAAGATTTCATAGACGGAAGAACACTAAAACTGAGTGTTGTAGCTCCGCGTTCGGCAACTCATCCTCCGCACTCGCATCCTGAAGACGAATTCTTTTTTATACTGGAAGGTGAGGCTGAGTTTTTCCTCGCCGGTCAGACAAAAAATGTAGGGCCAATGACGAGTCTCTACTGCCCGCCGGATGTTGAACATGGAATTAAAAATATAGGCGATACGGAATTAAAATACCTTGTAATAAAAAAATATCCCGTTGAATAA
- a CDS encoding SDR family oxidoreductase, which translates to MVLNKFKLDGRTALVTGGNRGIGQSYALALAQAGADIVTVSYESDFSETEKLIAGTGRKFKSYVSDFADREDLYKFIKNVKSDFKKVDILVNNAGTILRKPIAEHPDDYWDKVIEINLTSQFVLTREFGKDMVERGYGKVVFIASLLSFQGGILVPGYAASKGGVKQLTMAFANEWASKGVTVNAIAPGYIATDNTKPLREDPVRNKAILDRIPAGRWGTPEDLMGTVVFLCSDASNYLNGTVITVDGGWMGR; encoded by the coding sequence ATGGTACTGAACAAATTTAAACTCGATGGCAGAACTGCGCTTGTTACAGGAGGAAACAGAGGTATAGGACAGAGCTATGCTCTTGCACTTGCTCAGGCCGGTGCCGATATAGTTACTGTTTCTTATGAGAGCGACTTCTCAGAAACCGAGAAACTTATTGCAGGAACCGGAAGGAAGTTCAAATCGTACGTATCTGACTTTGCGGATCGGGAAGACCTTTATAAATTTATTAAAAATGTTAAATCGGATTTTAAGAAAGTCGATATTCTTGTTAACAATGCCGGCACTATCCTTCGTAAACCGATAGCAGAACATCCGGATGATTACTGGGATAAAGTGATTGAAATAAATTTAACTTCTCAATTTGTTCTTACCAGGGAGTTTGGTAAGGATATGGTTGAACGCGGTTACGGTAAAGTTGTCTTCATTGCTTCTTTACTTTCATTCCAGGGTGGAATTCTTGTCCCCGGTTACGCCGCTTCCAAAGGCGGAGTTAAACAGCTTACCATGGCGTTCGCAAACGAGTGGGCTTCTAAAGGTGTAACAGTAAATGCAATTGCACCCGGTTATATTGCAACAGATAATACAAAACCGTTACGTGAGGATCCGGTAAGAAATAAAGCAATTCTCGACCGGATTCCGGCCGGACGATGGGGAACTCCTGAAGACCTTATGGGTACCGTTGTCTTTCTCTGCTCGGATGCTTCAAACTATCTTAATGGAACTGTAATTACCGTCGATGGCGGATGGATGGGCCGGTGA